GGAACGAGGGTGCTCATCTCACTTGGCTCCAGCTGCATGGGGTTCGCTCGCCAGCGACTTGGCGTCCCGGCGCGGCCGGCCCAAGCGCGCGAGGCGCAGGAGCCCGTCGCGGATCGTCGGCACGATGCCTTGCGGCAGGAGCAGGACGAAGGCCACGAGAATGACGCCGAGCACCAGATTGGCGTTGAAGGCCTGCTGCGAGCCGATCTGGCTGACGAGATACTGGATGAGGAAGCAGCCGACGATCGGCCCCAGCAGCGTGCCGAGCCCGCCGATCGTGATCCAGATGATGATCTCCGCCGAGATCGAGAGGGAGAAGATCGTGGGTCCGACGAAGGCGCCCCAATTGACGTAGAGCGCGCCCGCGAGCCCCGCGACCGCCCCGCCGACGACGAAGACGCCGAGCTTGATGATCCGCGGATCGTAGCCGAGCAGGGCGGCGCGCGTCTCGTTCTCCCGCACAGCGACGGCGACGCGGCCGAAGGAACTGGCCAGAAGAAGCCGCAGGAGAAGATAAACGCCGATCAGCGCGCCCGCCGTCACCCACCAGGAGGCTTCCGGCGAAAGGATGTCGCTGGGGCTATAGGGCATGTTGAAGGTCGGCACGGCCGGGATTCCGTTGAAACCGCCGAGCCGCGCGGTGCCGATCGTGTAGCTGTCGCCGGCGGTGGAGTTGACGACGTTGAACAGGATCAGGGTGACGGTCAGCGTGATGACGCCGAGATAGACTTCGCTGATGCGCCCGTAGAAGACGAAGTATCCCAGAGCCGCCGCGAAGAGGCCGGGTACCAGCACGGCCAGGAGAATGGCGTTGGTGCTGTCGCCGAAATTGATCGCGGCGATCGCGTAGGCATAGGCGCCGAGGCCGAAGAACGCGGTCTGCCCGAAGGAAAGAATGCCGCCGAAGCCCCAGATGAAAGCGAGGCTGAGCGACAGGACGCCCATCGCGGCGAACAGCGTCACCTGCATGAGGGTGAAGAGATCCATGTAGCTCGGCAGCGCGACGACGAGGAGGATCGCGGCCAGGAGGGCGAGCGACTGGAGGGCGAGCGAGGTCTGGCGCGTCATCACAGCGTGCCCTTGAAGAAGCGGCCGGAAATGCCCTGCGGCAGGAGCCGGATGAGCAGGATCGCGGACAGGAACAGGATGACCTCGCCATAGACCGGCGTGGTGAGATAGGCGCCCATCTGGTTGACGAGGCCGAAAAGCCCGGCCGCCGAAGCGGTGCCGGAGATGATCGCCGCGCCGCCGCCGACGACGGTGATGAAGCTCTTGGCGACGAAGGCCGAGCCCATGACCGGGGTGATGCCCGAGACGGGCGCCAGAAGCCCGCCGGCAAGGCCCGTGACGGCCGCGCCGAGGGCGAAGGTGGCCATGTAGATGTGGGCGGTGTTGACCCCCAGCGTGGCGGCCATGCCGGGGTTCTGCATCACGGCGCGAGCGACGAGGCCGAACCGCGTGAAGCGCATGACGCCGTAGACGAGGGCCATCATCGCCAGGGCCATCGCGACCAGGAAGATCGTGTACCAGGACGAGCGATAGGCGCCGATCTCGAAGCCGCCGAGCGGGGTGGGCACGCCGTTGATCGTGTTGCCGAAGAGAGTGGTCACCAGCCCGATCAGGAACAGGCTGAGGCCCCAGGTCGCCAGCATGGAATCCACGAGCCGCCCGTAGAGGAAGCGGATCAGGCAGCGCTCGATGACGAGTCCGACGAGGCCGACGAAGACCGGGGCGACCACCAGCATCGCGATCCAGATGTTGAGGCCGGCATTGGTGGACAGGACCGTGGCATAGGCGCCGAGCATCACGAACTCGCCATGCGCCAGATTGATGATCTTCATCATGCCGAAGATGATCGCGAGACCGAGGCAGAGGAGGAAAAGCGAGGCCGCGCCGTTCAGAACGTCGAGCGCGAGAATGACGGAAAGATCCATGGACAGAACCGCGTCGGGAGTGGGAGACGCGGGGGGCCATGCCCCCGCATGGCGAAGCTCAGATCGAAATCTCGTACTGCTTGTTGTCGCCGGGGTTCTTCACGAGGTCGCAGACGGCGGCGGTGTCGAGCGGCTTGGCGTCGGTGTAGGTCTCGAGGACGTTCCACTTCCGCTCTTTCACATCCGCCAGATAGGCGTTGCGCGTGGTGTGGTGGGTCGGATGATCGATCGTGACCTTGCCGCTCGGACCGTCGAAGGACAGGCCCGTCTCCAGGGCCTCGATCACCGCCATGCGCTCGATCGTGCCCGCCTTCTTCACGGCCTCGGCCCAGAGGTGGAAGCCCTCATAGGTGCCGCAGGCGAGCTCGCTGATATAGGGAATGGAGGGCGACGCCTTCTTCAGCGCGCCGACATAGGCCGTGCTGGCCGGCGTCGTCAGTTCCTCGAAATAGCCGTAGGCGCCGATGATGCCGTCGCTTTCGGCCGCGTCCAGCGTCGAGGGTTCGTTGACGAGGCCGAAGGTGGTGGAGGCGATCGGGATCTGGCTCTTCATCCCCGCCGACGCCCATTGGCGATAGAAGGCGGTGTGATTGCCGCCGACCAGCGCCGACAGGATGAGATCGGGCTTGGCGGCCTGAATCTTGGAGATGGTCGGCCCGAAATTGGTCACGTCCAGAGGAAAGAAGTCGACCGACAGGGTCTCCCCGCCATGGTCCTTGACGTATTTCTGCATCCACTTGGCGGTGATCTGGCCGTAATTGTAGTCGGCCGCGATGATGTAGACGCGCTTGCCGCTCTTTCCCATAGCGTAGGGCACGAGCTTCTCGACCGTCTGCGCCGGCGTCGTGCCGGTGCAGAACGTGTTGCGGTCGCACACGCCGCCTTCATAGAGCGTGTTGTAGAAGTAGAGCGTGCGAAAGCGCGAGAAGGTCGGCCGCACGGCCTCGCGGGAGGCGGAGGTGATGCCGCCGTGGACCACGGCCACCTTGTCGCGCACGGCGAGTTGCTGGGCATATTGCGAATACATCTGGATGTTCGATTGCGTGTCGTAATGCACCAGCTTGAGCGGGCGTCCCAGGAGCCCGCCGGCCGCGTTGACCTCCGAGATTCCGAGATTGAGGCTCTCCACCATCGGCACGCCGGATGCGGCGATCGGGCCGGACTGGTCGTGGAGGGAGCCGACGAGGATCGGATCCTCCTGGCCGAAGGCGCCGCGCGTGAAGATCGCCGGCGAAGCGAGCGTCGCAGCGGCGAAGGTCGCGGACGAGCGCAGGAAGTGACGACGGGAAATGACCATGTGAGCGTCCCGGAAAACGGAGCCGGACATCGGCGAACAAGGCCAGTTCAGTCAAAATTATTTCACTTGGCAAGTAATTATTGCGGTGCGGCTCCTAATTTTTTGGCGACGTATGAAAATGATTAACTTGTGGGCAGTACGGTGAAATCGTAACCGTCCACCCGCGCGAAATGGATCGGCTGCCGGGCGCCGGCGATGGGATCGCGATCCTCTCCGCGCGCCGTCCTATGCTGGCGCGTGCGGCCGAGTTCTCGCGAAACCGCACCCGCGTTGAGCGTGTTTGCCGCTTCGATCAGCGAGCCCAGGCAGTGGACGCCCTCGTAGCAGGACTGGCCGAAAGCGTTGGCGGGCGGTGGGGATTCGCCGTGCAGGCGGTGGTAGCGTTCCAGAAAGGCGCCGTTGTTGCGAGAGGCGACGGCGCCGAAATAGGCCGACGAGGCATAGAGATTGTCGGTCGCCCGCTCGCCGATCCCGTAGAGGATCGTCTCGTCCAAGGCGGGCGTGAACCGCAGGGCACGGGATGTAAGGCCCGCGTCCGAGAAGGCTCTGTGGAAGGCGATGGCTTCCGAGCCGAGAAAGAAAGGCAGAACCACGTCGGCCCGGCTGGCGGCGATGCAGGCCAGCAGCTCGTGGTAGCTCTGGTCGCCGAGCGGCAGGTAGCGCTCGCCGACGACGGAGCCGACCGAGGAGTGACCGATCATGGCGCGGGCGACGGCGAGGCTTGCGCGCGGCCAGATATAGTCGTTGCCGCAGAGGAAAAAGCGTTTGGGCGCGCCATGGCCTTTGAACCACTCGATGGCCGGCCCCAACAGTTCGCGCGCGGTTTCGCCGGTGGTCACGATCCCCTTGTCGCGCTCGAACCCCTCGAATTGCGGCGTATAGACGAAGGGGACGCGGCGACCGATCGCCCGCGCGACGGGCGTGCGCGCATAGCTTGGAAACATCCCGACGATCGCTTCAACGCCGCGCTCGCCGATGGCCTCTTCGGCGGCGGAGGCCGCGCTCGCGCCGCTCGCCCCCGCATCGATCGAGACGAGTTCGACCGGCTGGCCGAGGACGCCGCCCCGCTCGTTCAATTCGAGAACCGCCAGCTCCGCGCAGCAGATGGCCGACGCGGCCCAAAGACCGCTGGGGCCTTGTTGTGGAACGAGCAAGCCCAGTTTCATCGCCGAAGTTTCCTTCCCATGCCTGCGGGCGGAAGGCCATGTCTGACCCACGTCGCGGCATGCTGGTTCGCTGGCATGCAGATGTCGTGCCAACACCAAGGCGGGTCCGTTGCGACCGAACCCGGCCGAATGGCGACGTGCCAGATCGCTCGACTGTCTAGGGAGAACCGTCACGGCCGTTTTCGCGACAGCGGTCTCCTTCGCCGCCTGTTCGAAACGGTGCCGGTGCGCTGCATCGCGGAGGGGCGGACATTGGCTAAGAAGCGTTCGGTTCGGCCCGTCGCGACACTATAGTCGCCTTGTGGAAATTGATCCGCTTGCCGAGCGCCGACCGGCTTGTCCTGTGATAAGCACTCCGCCATGCGAGCGGATATCGAAGGATTGAACGACGAACTGGAACGCGCCCGGGTGGCCTGGTTCTACTTCGTCGGTGGATTGACCCAGCAGGAGATCGCCTCCCAGCTGAACCTCACGCGGCTGAAGGTGAACAAGATCATCGGCCAGGTTCGCGCCGACGGGATGGTTCATGTCGATGTGAAGCTCCCCTTGAGCGACTGCATCGCCCTAGGCGAAGCGGTGGGGGAGCGCTACGGGCTGGTGGAGGTGGTCGTGGTGCCCGACGTCTCCGACTATATCGAGCAGAAGAGGGTGATCGGCGAAGCGGCGGGAACCCTGACCGCCGCTCTGATCGAGGGCAAGGATCTCGGGATCGGCATCGCCAGCGGGCGAACCTTGAGCTTTGCCGTGCGCAAGATTCCGGCCAAGCCGCATCCGCGATCCTGGGTGGTCGGGCTGACGGGCGGCGTCACGCGCTCGTCGGGCACCAACACGTTCGAGGTCGCCACCAGCTTCGCCCGGCTGATGAGCGTCGAATGCCATTATCTGACCGCGCCGATCTACTGCGCGACCGCCGAAAGCCGGGAAGCCCTGCTCCTCAACGACGAGTTGACCGACGTTCTGGCCCGCACGGAAATCGCCGATTTCGGCATGACCTCCTGCGGAGCGCTGACGCAGGACACGACGCTGACCCAGATCCGCGTGGTCAAGGACCATCTCGACGACATCCTTCGCCTCGGCGCGGTGGGCGAGCTCATGGGATGCTTTCTCGACATGCAGGGAAGGCCGATCGACCATTTCCTGAACGAGTCGGTCATGGCGCTCAGTCCCGACAAGCTGAAGCTCAAGCCCTATTCGGTCCTGGTGTCGGGCGGGATCGACAAGATCCAGATCATCCGTGCGATCCTGCGAGGCGGCTACGTCAACCGCCTCGTCACCAACGAAGGCGTGGCGCGCGCCCTATTGGCCGGCCCGCGCTGAACGATCGAGGACCGGGGCGCCCACCCGCGAAAGGGGGCGCCCCGTCCGGGATCAGGCCGGCTGCGGCTCTGGCGTCGCGCCTTCGAGAGCCGCCGTCATGGCGCGCAGGATGACGAAGGACGAGGCTGCGCCCGGATCGATATGCCCCTTGGAGCGGACGCCCAGCTTGGAGGAGCGCCCGCGCCGCGACTCGAGGTCGGCGGTCGCCTTCATGCCGGCCTCGGCGCCGTCGCGCGCCGCCTGCAGAACGGAAAGCTCCGACGCGCCGCCCCCCGCCTGCTCCCTGGCGGCGGCGACAGCCGGCACCCAGGCGTCGATCATCGTTTTGTCGCCGGGTTCCGCCCGGCCGCGATCCTGAATGCCCTGCAAGGCGGCGGCGAGCCATGTGGCAATGCCTGCCCCGTCGAGGTTCAGCCGATCGCCGACCGCCGCCCCGGCGCGCAGAAACGCGGTGGCGTAGAGAGGCCCGGACGAAGCGCCGACCGCGTCCAGAAACGCCTTGGCCATGCGCTTGCAGAGGCCTTCGATCGTTTCTTCCTCGCGAACGTCTGCGAGCGCCGTCTGGACCGCCTTCCAGCCGATTTCCATGGTGACGCCATGATCGCCGTCGCCGATCACGCCGTCGAGCTCCGACAGCCAGTCCTTCTCGGCGATGATCTCGTCGCCCACGCGCAGCATCATGTGGCGGAAGAGGGCCGGCGTGACCGCGCCTTCGCGGCGCAGCGGCCGCTGGCTGGCGTCTTCTGTCGGGGTCTGCGCCGCGCTTTTCCTCGGGGAGGCGAGCGCCGTGCGAACCGAGGCGGTCGAGCCTGTTTCCGCCGATCCGACGGTGAGCGCGACCGACCGGCAGGGATGGTCGAGCAAGCCCGTCAATTCGTCGTCGAGCTTCAGGAGGGTGATCGAGGCGCCCGCCATCTCCAGAGAGGTCGCGTATTCGCCGACCCAGGAGCGATGGATCGCGATGCCGCGCGCGTCGAGCAGCTGCTTGACCCGGTTGAAGATGATGTAGAGTTCGACATAGGAGGTCGAGCCGAGGCCGTTCACCAGCACCGCGACGCGCGAGCCCTCAGGCGGCGCGAGCTCGTTCAGGATCGTTTCCATCAGCTCGTCGGTGACGGTATCGGCGGAGGCCAGGGTCTGGCGCCGCACGCCCGGCTCGCCGTGCAGGCCCATCCCGATTTCCATCTCGTCGTCGCCGATCTCGAAGTTCGGCTTGCCGGTCTGGGGCAGCGAGCAGGGGCCGAGCGCGACGCCCATCGACAGCGTCGCGTCGTTGGCCTTGCACGCCAGCGCCTCGACCCGCGCCAGGGGTTCGCCCTGGTCGGCGGCCGCGCCCGCGATCTTGAAGACGAAGAAATCGCCCGCGATGCCGCGCCGCTCGCCCCGTCGATCGAACGGCGCGGAGGCGACGTCGTCCGCCACGGCCACATGGCGGACCGGGACGCCCGAGGCTTCCAACTCCTCCGCCGCCATGGTGAAGTTCAGGACGTCGCCGGTGTAGTTGCCGTAGAGCAGGACCACGCCCGCTCCGCCGTCGGCCGCGCGCGCGGCGTCGAGGATGTGCTCGGGCGAGGGCGAGGCGAAGATGTTGCCGATCGCGGCGGCGTCCGCCAGACCCCGCCCGACATAGCCGGCGAAGGCGGGCTCATGCCCCGAGCCGCCGCCGACGACGACGCCGACCTTGCCGTCGCGCGGCCCGTCCACCGCGACGATGGCCCGGCCCGTCTGCCCTTCGACGCGCAGCAGATCGGAATGGGCGGCGGTCATTCCGCCGATCAGCTCGGCGATGATCGTCTCGGGGGCGTTGATGAGTTTCTTGGTCTTGGTCACGAGCTTGGTCTTTCGAGACTGTCAGGCCGCGTCGCGGCGGAGATAGCGGCGCGAGAGCGCGTCGAAGGAGATCGCGAGAACCACGATCGCGCCGGACACGATGCCCTGCCAGTAGGGGGACACGCCGAAGAGCACGATGATGTTCTCGATGATGGCGATGATGCCCGCGCCGAAGATCGCGCCGAGCGGCGAGCCGACGCCGCCCGTGGTCGCGACGCCGCCGATGACGGCCGCCGCGATGGGCGCGAGAACCCAGGTCTGTCCGATGGACGGCTGGGCCGTGCCGAGGCGCGCGACCATCAGTAGGCCCGCGAGCGCCGACAGAAGTCCCGCCAGGGTGAAGACCAGAAGCCGGATGCGATCCACCCGGATGCCGAGCATGCGCGCGGCGGCCGGATTGTTGCCGATCGCATACATGTAGCGGCCCATCGGCGTCTTCAGGATGAGAAAGAGCGCGATCGCCAGGACGACCAGCATGATGACGAACGGAACCGGTAGGAGGAGCACGTCGCCCCGCCCCAGGAACTGGATGTCGGCCGGGATGCCGGTGATGGCGACGCCTTTGGTGAGAACGAGGATCGCGCCCCCGTAGATGCCGGCGGTGCCGATCGTGAGCACCAGCGAATGGAGCCCGAGCCGGGTGACGAGGAGCCCGTTGAGAAAGCCGAGCGCCATGCCGAGAAACAGCGCCAGGGGAAGCGCGGCCAGCGGCGAAAGCCCGGCCTGGACCATCAGCATGCCCGACACGACGCCGCACAGGCCGCCGATGACGCCGAGCGACAGGTCGAGCTCGCCCAGGATCATCAGCGAGGACTGCGCGATCGTGATCAGCCCGACGAAGGCGAGCCCACGCGCGATCACCGACATGTTGTAGCCCGATAGGAAGTAGGGCGAAATCACAGCCGAGATCACGAAGATCGCCAGCAGCGCGGCGAAGACGCCGGCGAGCGGATTGCGCAGGAGGAGCGATAGCGCGCCGGCGCGCTCGGTCCTGGCGTCCTTGGTCGATGCGGCATCAGTTGACATGGGGAGCCTCCGACGGGACGTGTCCTGGAAGGATGGGGGAAGGGCCGGTGGCGAAGATCGCGCCGACAAGGGTTTCGGCGTCGGTGGTCGCGGCGTCGAAGCTGCCGGTGAGGCGGCCCGAATGCATGGTGACGATGCGGCTCGCGCAGCGGCGCAGCTCGGTCATCTCCGACGAGATCAGGATGATGCCGACGCCCTCCTCGGCGAGCGACTTCATGATCTTGTAGATCTCGGCCTTGGTGCGGATGTCGATGCCCTTGGTGGGTTCGTCGAAGATCAGGATGCGCGGCGTGGTCGCCATGGCCCGGCCGATGATGGCCTTCTGCTGGTTGCCGCCCGAAAGCTGCGAGATGCGCTTGCCCATGCCCGACGTGCGGATGCCGTAGTCGTCGATGATCCGCTGGACGATGCCGTGTTCCTTGCGCCTGTCGATCCCGGCGGCGCCGGTGGTCAGCGAGAGAACGGAGATGCCGATGTTCTCGCGGAGCGACAGGAGCGGGAAGATGCCGTGGTGCTTGCGCTCCTCCGAGAGGTAGAGCATGCCGCCCCGCACCGACGAGGCGGTGTCGTCGAGACGCCAGGGCTGGCCCTCGACGCGCACGGTGCCCCCGCCAGCCTTGCGGAAGCCGAAGATCGTCTGCATCAGCTCCGAGCGCCCCGCGCCCACGAGACCGGCGAAACCGAGAATCTCGCCGCGCCGCAAGGTGAAGCTGACATCCTGGAACATGGGGCCGGAAAGCCCTTCCACCTCCAAGATCGGCTCACCGAGGGGGCACTGGGGCCGGAAATGGTCGTCCATCGTGATCGCGCGGCCGGACATGGCCCGGATCAGTGCCGGCTCGTCGATGTCGGCGATGCGCCCGGCCTCGACCTTCTCGCCATTGCGCAGGACGGTGTAGTCGTCGCCGATGGCGAAGACCTCCTCCATCTTGTGCGAGATGAAGACGATCGCATGGTCGCTGTCGAGGAAGCCCCGGATGACCTTGAACACGCGCTCCACCTCGCGCGCCGTCAGCGCCGAGGTCGGCTCGTCGAGGATCAGGACCTTCATTTCCCGGTTGGTGGAGGCGCGCGCGATCTGCAGGAGCTGCTGGTCGGGTACGGAGATGTGGCGCACGAGATCGCCCGGCCGCGCCTCGATGCCGAACCGGTCGAGATAAGTCTGCGCCTCGGCCTCGAGGCGCCGCCGGTTCACAAGGCCGCCATGCCCCGTCCGATCGAAGGGCATGAACAGATTTTCCGCTACGCTGACGTCCGGGAACAGGGACAGTTCCTGCGGCACGTAGGCAATCTTGCGGAAGAGGTCGGGGCGCTCGGTCGGGTCCGCGCCGTCGATGCGGATCGCTCCCGCGCTCGCCCGGTCGGAGCCGGTGAGGATCTTGACCAGCGTCGACTTGCCCGCGCCGTTCTCGCCGGCCAGAATGTGGGTGCGCCCGAGCTCGATCGAGAGATCGACGTCGGTAAGCGCCTTTACGCCGGGGAATTCGCGGCTGAGCCCCCGTGTTTCGAGATAGGCCATGCTTCCTCCCGAGGTTGGCCGGTCGTTCGACGGAGCGGCGCGAGGGGCGGCGTCAGCCACCCCCCGCGCGCGATGGCTCAGCCGCCGACATTCGCCTTCGTCAGGAACGCGCTGCCGGTGTCGACATAGTCCGGCACGGGCGCGCCGGTGACCTGGGCCCACAGCAGCATGACGGACCAGTAGCCCTGCATCTCGGGGAGCGAGGCGGACGAGCTGTCGGCGACGCCCGAGCGGATCAGGTCCAGCATCTCGTTGAGATTGTCGAGGCCGACCATCTTCACCTTGTCCTGCTTGCCCGATTCCACGATCGCCTGACCGATGCCGATCGGGCCGGCCGCGTCCGACGCCACCCAGCCCTTGAGGTTCGGGTGGGCCTGCATGATCGCGGCCGCCTGGCTCTGTGCGGTCTCGATGCTGTCGTTGTCGATGCCCTCGGCCACGACCTTGATGCCGGGATGCGCGGCGAAGACGTCGCGGTGGCACTGGGCGCGGATCGAGTGGTTGGGGGCGGTCGGAACGCCCATCATGATCGCGACCTCGCCTTCGCCGCCCAGCATCTCGACCAGACGGTTCGAGGCGATCTTGGCCTGCTTGCAGAAGTCCATCCCGATCGTCGGGATCTTCATGCCCTCGGGCGCGACGGAATCGAAGACCACCAAGGGAATCTTCTGGCCCTGCGCCGCTTCCAGCGAGGCGCGGTTGCCCGAGGGGTCCAAGAGGTCGATCGCGATGCCATCGGGGCGGGTGGAGATCGCGCTTTCCACGATCTGAACCTGCTGCACGACGTCGGCCGTCTGCGGCGCGGAATAGACGATCTCGATATCGGACCCGGTCTGCGCCTTGAGGGCGGCCGCGGCCATCTGTGCGCCTTCGTTGACCTTGTCGAACCAAGGATGGACGACCTTCGGCACGATCAGGAAGCGGTAGCTGGCCTTCTTCATCGTGCCCGGCGCGTCCTGCGCGCTCGCGGTCAAAGGAAGCATCAGGGCCGCCGCGCCAGCCAGGGCGAGTGCCAGTTTCTTCATCGTTCGTCTCCCGTTCGTCCAGCGCGTCAACGCGCCCTCCACCATCGACACCCACCTCTCCAAACGGGCGCCGTCCCTATTCATACAGATGTAAAATAAAATTTACAATCGTATCTCAGCGTGTGTTTTGGGGAGTTCAGGAGGCGTTCCGCGCCGAAGAGAACCGCGGTCTTCGGAGGGTTCTTCGTCCGCGTTCTTGGAGTGTGAGCTGGGAAAAGCGGGCCGCGCGGTGATCGCGTACGCCGACATGGTGGGGAACGGGCGCGGCTTTCGGCTTGGCGCCGGGGCCATGAGGTCGGCCATCGGCTCAGTTTGCCTGGAGGGGTTCCGCGCTTGTCCATCGCCGTTGGCTGCGAGGAGGACAGCAACGGTGAGGCGGATGATGGAGCTCTCGTTGGAGAAAAGGCCGACGACGTCGGCCCGCCGCTTCCCCTCCTTGCTCAATCGCTCGGCGAGTCTGTCGAACGATTCCGGGCCAGGCGCTGACCGGGAAGGGCCAGATGCGCCAGCATGTCGGTTTTGCTATCGATGATGAAGGTGCCCATGCGTTGGGACACTATCCCCGGAGTCGGTCGGCTACGCGGCGCAACGCCCGAGCCGCGCTAGCGCGGCCGGGCTGGACGAAGGCGTGCCGCCAGTGCTCCGCCGGGCGCTCGGGACATAGGACAGGGCATTGCGCATCTGAACGTGGCAGCCCCACTGCCGCGATGCTGACCGGCGCCCGCACATGGGGGTTAGCAAGCCGCGAGCGGGGCCGGATCAGCCGTGCCCGCGCCCTTTGCTTAAGCCTTACGCTATGCCCTGGCCTGCCGACGGATCTCGCGGCCGCGATGGCGCTCCGTCAAGCCGTTTCCCCGTCCGAAAAGGCGTTGGCGCAGCGTGCCCTCGCTGTAGCCGGTCTTATAGAGGCCGCGCTCCTGAAGCGCGGGCACCACGAAGCGGACGAAGTCCTCGAAGCTTTCGGGGACGACGGTGCGTGTCAGGTTGAACCCGTCGATCTCGCCTTCCTCGATCCAGCGTCCCATCTCATCAGCCACCGTCTCGCCGCTGCCGACGATCAGAGGATAGCGCCCGCCGAGCGAGAGACCGTCCAGAAGCTGGCGTTTGGTCAGCCCGCGCTCGCGGGCAAGCGCTGTGGTGGATTGGATGGCGTTGGTCGGGCCGTAGGCGATCTCCTCGTCCAGATCGAAGCGCGAGAAGTCGATGCCGCTGCCGGCGGCGAAATGCGCAAGGCCCGCTTCGGGGTTGGCGTGACGGACATAGTCTTCGTGCCGCTCGCGCGCGGCCGCGTCGCTTTCGCCGGTGACGACGCTGAGGCCGACGAGGATGCGGATGTCGTCCGCCCGCCGCCCCGCCGCGACCACCGCCTCGCGAAGCTGGCGCGACAGGCGCCGGGCGGTCTGCGGATCGGGCGCGGAGATGAAGACGCATTCGGCATGGGTCGCGGCGAAGCGCTGGCCCCGGCCCGACGTTCCGGCCTGGAACAGGACGGGCGTGCGCTGCGGCGAGGGTTCGGAGAGATGCGTGCCGCGCGAGCGGTAGAACGGGCCGTCGTGATGGATCTCGTGGATGCGGGCCGGGTCGGCATAGACGCGGCCCCCCTTGTCGCGCCGCACGGCCCCGTCCTCCCAGCTCGTTTCCCAGAGCTTGTAGAGAAGATCGAGATAGTCGTCGGCCCGGTCGTATCGCGTGTCGTGCTCGGCCATGGCGTCGCGGCCCACGGCGCGCGCGGCGCTGTCGAGATAGCCGGTTACGATGTTCCAGCCGACGCGCCCGTCCGTCAGATGGTCGAGCGTCGAGAAGCGCCGGGCGAACGTATAGGGATGCTCGACGCCCGTGTTGACCGTGACGCCGAAGCCGAGCCCGCGCGTCACCGCCGCCATGGCCGGCACGAGAAGGGTCGGGTCGTTGACGGGAAGCTGGATGCTTTCGCGCGCCGTGAGGTCGATCGAATCCTGGTAGACGTCGTAGACGCCCACGATGTCGGCAATGAAGACCGCGTCGAACAGGCCCGCCTCCAGCGTGCGGGCGAGGTCG
This region of Aureimonas sp. AU20 genomic DNA includes:
- a CDS encoding ABC transporter permease, yielding MSTDAASTKDARTERAGALSLLLRNPLAGVFAALLAIFVISAVISPYFLSGYNMSVIARGLAFVGLITIAQSSLMILGELDLSLGVIGGLCGVVSGMLMVQAGLSPLAALPLALFLGMALGFLNGLLVTRLGLHSLVLTIGTAGIYGGAILVLTKGVAITGIPADIQFLGRGDVLLLPVPFVIMLVVLAIALFLILKTPMGRYMYAIGNNPAAARMLGIRVDRIRLLVFTLAGLLSALAGLLMVARLGTAQPSIGQTWVLAPIAAAVIGGVATTGGVGSPLGAIFGAGIIAIIENIIVLFGVSPYWQGIVSGAIVVLAISFDALSRRYLRRDAA
- a CDS encoding sugar ABC transporter ATP-binding protein, which translates into the protein MAYLETRGLSREFPGVKALTDVDLSIELGRTHILAGENGAGKSTLVKILTGSDRASAGAIRIDGADPTERPDLFRKIAYVPQELSLFPDVSVAENLFMPFDRTGHGGLVNRRRLEAEAQTYLDRFGIEARPGDLVRHISVPDQQLLQIARASTNREMKVLILDEPTSALTAREVERVFKVIRGFLDSDHAIVFISHKMEEVFAIGDDYTVLRNGEKVEAGRIADIDEPALIRAMSGRAITMDDHFRPQCPLGEPILEVEGLSGPMFQDVSFTLRRGEILGFAGLVGAGRSELMQTIFGFRKAGGGTVRVEGQPWRLDDTASSVRGGMLYLSEERKHHGIFPLLSLRENIGISVLSLTTGAAGIDRRKEHGIVQRIIDDYGIRTSGMGKRISQLSGGNQQKAIIGRAMATTPRILIFDEPTKGIDIRTKAEIYKIMKSLAEEGVGIILISSEMTELRRCASRIVTMHSGRLTGSFDAATTDAETLVGAIFATGPSPILPGHVPSEAPHVN
- a CDS encoding substrate-binding domain-containing protein, with the translated sequence MKKLALALAGAAALMLPLTASAQDAPGTMKKASYRFLIVPKVVHPWFDKVNEGAQMAAAALKAQTGSDIEIVYSAPQTADVVQQVQIVESAISTRPDGIAIDLLDPSGNRASLEAAQGQKIPLVVFDSVAPEGMKIPTIGMDFCKQAKIASNRLVEMLGGEGEVAIMMGVPTAPNHSIRAQCHRDVFAAHPGIKVVAEGIDNDSIETAQSQAAAIMQAHPNLKGWVASDAAGPIGIGQAIVESGKQDKVKMVGLDNLNEMLDLIRSGVADSSSASLPEMQGYWSVMLLWAQVTGAPVPDYVDTGSAFLTKANVGG
- a CDS encoding LLM class flavin-dependent oxidoreductase produces the protein MPKEIVLNAFTMNCVGHINHGLWTHPRDRSADYTKLSYWTDLARTLEAGLFDAVFIADIVGVYDVYQDSIDLTARESIQLPVNDPTLLVPAMAAVTRGLGFGVTVNTGVEHPYTFARRFSTLDHLTDGRVGWNIVTGYLDSAARAVGRDAMAEHDTRYDRADDYLDLLYKLWETSWEDGAVRRDKGGRVYADPARIHEIHHDGPFYRSRGTHLSEPSPQRTPVLFQAGTSGRGQRFAATHAECVFISAPDPQTARRLSRQLREAVVAAGRRADDIRILVGLSVVTGESDAAARERHEDYVRHANPEAGLAHFAAGSGIDFSRFDLDEEIAYGPTNAIQSTTALARERGLTKRQLLDGLSLGGRYPLIVGSGETVADEMGRWIEEGEIDGFNLTRTVVPESFEDFVRFVVPALQERGLYKTGYSEGTLRQRLFGRGNGLTERHRGREIRRQARA